A DNA window from bacterium contains the following coding sequences:
- a CDS encoding RNA polymerase sigma factor, producing the protein MHSDEKLVEMFQDGDESCFDDLFERYRSQIYAYLYRTTADKEASLDLLQETFIAAYSALDRWQPRAKFSTWLYTIATNKLRSHVRKEGRRLMTKPLETRDVFLDSPYEIPIASKGLNPEETYSKDIAEKRFAEEVKNLPSQQRKVFVLRLQNGLKLSEISKVLGLAEGTVKAHLFKAVSHLHRALAGLEYPGKFAFTEGSDE; encoded by the coding sequence GTGCATTCAGATGAGAAGCTCGTCGAAATGTTTCAAGATGGCGACGAAAGCTGTTTCGATGACTTGTTCGAGCGGTACCGCTCTCAAATCTACGCGTATCTTTACAGAACAACGGCCGACAAAGAAGCATCTCTCGACTTATTGCAGGAAACCTTCATTGCCGCATACTCGGCGCTTGATCGCTGGCAGCCGCGGGCGAAGTTCAGCACCTGGCTTTATACGATCGCGACCAATAAGCTCCGAAGCCACGTCCGCAAGGAGGGGCGCCGGCTTATGACGAAACCGCTCGAAACCCGGGATGTTTTCCTTGATTCCCCATACGAGATTCCGATCGCCAGCAAAGGCCTGAATCCGGAAGAGACTTATTCAAAGGATATCGCGGAAAAAAGATTTGCCGAGGAGGTAAAAAACCTTCCATCTCAGCAGCGCAAGGTCTTCGTGCTTCGGCTTCAAAACGGCCTAAAGCTCTCGGAGATTTCCAAGGTGCTTGGATTGGCAGAAGGAACTGTAAAGGCGCACCTGTTCAAAGCGGTGTCCCACTTGCATCGGGCTCTGGCAGGTCTTGAATATCCCGGAAAATTTGCTTTTACGGAGGGAAGCGATGAATAG
- a CDS encoding diguanylate cyclase: protein MTITYLVITVVFWAAIIFDERYAPKLSAAVFGFDLLYVFYLNLTFPTFHLVFLGAYIALMFYQGLALRIWARLGMYAGVITLAIIATTGWPFFKFETGNIALTSQLIAALWVLICAGYFGWKVIQQHESMIDTLDRITVELLDTTLSTEIANEELKQRNKEITTLLQINEIISSSLEWEALFTNTILALKNSFIFKNFSLFLYDEDAKVLRLRIANGVFYDEEGSFKIEPGKGIAGWVFQNRTPVCVGDVSRDHRFVEFSSSKTIPASLLCVPLVYRGAAIGVISLDSATTDNFTRKDQKFLESIAYLISVAITNSKHYRIVKEESVTDNLTGLTNYRALQNKFREALEQNRPETGKLSFMMIDIDYFKKINDTYGHQAGNRVLRGLSDLFRSYFRKDDVVARYGGEEFAIILKGSPIAAARDMAENLRHRVAREKFYIDDEHTQAINLTISIGLSGFDNENIQELAGKSDDDHTDLTQIQIQLIRNADEALYEAKRVGRNIVITWEQAVGLRGGEGEESVEVTPR from the coding sequence TTGACCATTACTTATCTGGTGATTACGGTCGTGTTCTGGGCCGCGATCATTTTCGACGAGAGGTACGCTCCCAAGCTAAGTGCGGCCGTCTTCGGTTTCGACCTTTTATACGTTTTTTACCTCAACCTTACTTTTCCGACGTTTCACCTCGTTTTTTTGGGGGCTTATATAGCCCTGATGTTTTACCAGGGCCTTGCGCTTAGAATCTGGGCCAGACTGGGAATGTACGCCGGAGTGATAACACTGGCGATTATCGCCACGACCGGATGGCCGTTCTTTAAATTTGAAACAGGAAATATAGCGTTAACGAGCCAGCTTATCGCCGCACTTTGGGTGCTTATTTGCGCCGGCTATTTCGGGTGGAAAGTAATTCAACAGCATGAAAGCATGATCGACACACTGGATCGGATCACCGTCGAGCTTCTGGACACGACTCTGTCCACCGAAATCGCCAATGAAGAACTCAAGCAGCGCAACAAGGAAATAACCACTCTACTTCAGATAAACGAAATTATCTCGTCCAGCCTGGAGTGGGAAGCGCTTTTTACCAATACGATTCTTGCTCTTAAAAACAGCTTCATATTCAAGAACTTCAGCTTATTCCTGTACGACGAGGATGCCAAAGTACTGCGGCTTCGTATCGCAAACGGCGTGTTTTACGATGAGGAAGGTTCATTCAAAATCGAACCCGGCAAGGGTATTGCCGGTTGGGTGTTCCAAAACCGGACTCCGGTTTGCGTGGGGGATGTAAGCCGCGATCACAGATTTGTGGAGTTTTCTTCGTCCAAGACCATTCCAGCCAGCTTGTTGTGCGTGCCGCTGGTTTACAGAGGCGCGGCCATTGGCGTTATTAGTCTTGACAGCGCGACGACGGACAACTTTACGCGAAAGGACCAGAAGTTTCTGGAGTCCATCGCATACCTGATTAGCGTCGCCATCACCAATTCCAAGCACTACCGCATTGTCAAAGAAGAGAGCGTCACCGACAATTTGACCGGGCTTACAAATTACCGTGCGCTACAGAACAAATTCAGGGAAGCGCTTGAGCAAAATAGGCCGGAAACGGGCAAGTTGTCGTTCATGATGATCGACATCGATTATTTCAAGAAGATAAACGATACATACGGCCATCAGGCCGGCAACAGGGTTTTGCGCGGGTTGTCCGACCTATTTCGGAGTTACTTCCGCAAGGATGACGTGGTGGCAAGGTATGGAGGGGAGGAGTTTGCCATTATCCTGAAGGGAAGCCCCATAGCCGCTGCAAGGGACATGGCGGAAAACCTTAGACACAGAGTCGCCAGGGAAAAGTTTTACATAGACGATGAGCACACTCAGGCGATCAATCTGACCATAAGCATCGGGCTTTCCGGATTTGACAATGAGAACATTCAGGAGCTTGCAGGCAAATCCGATGACGATCACACGGACTTGACACAAATTCAAATTCAGCTTATTCGCAACGCCGACGAGGCGCTTTATGAAGCGAAGCGCGTTGGACGGAACATTGTGATCACATGGGAGCAGGCCGTCGGCCTACGCGGCGGCGAAGGCGAGGAAAGCGTCGAAGTAACGCCAAGATAG